The following are encoded in a window of Bdellovibrio svalbardensis genomic DNA:
- the recN gene encoding DNA repair protein RecN — protein MLLELKVSNFAIIENLHITFKDGLNILSGETGAGKSVLLKSLSLLMGGKGSSDTIRTGATQATIEGSFDLSKRPDVMTALKDMGIEADEDILIVRRVLSAGDKSKIYLNGSLSTLGSLRDVVAPLVELAGHSAPLIEMTGQHENRNLMSKAYHMDLLDQYAGTWDKRLLFTEKYNRYHAIFEEIKKLESDAKQKAQRLDFLIYQRDEIANLDLSPGEDQELEIEVKKLKNSSRIGAFADSAEAALYTDDDSAISRLNVVLKRGAELASLDPQIAAKLENLEQAKALIDESVYELRQYASKIDADPQRLEEVEGRLSELRKLQKKYGTNVNDILKALMEMEIEISNLQNSDVKVESLKKEAAVLLKELETLGTDLHKRRMKGADLLADSVGAELLDLNMKGVTFHVNIEKTTELTSTGMSDVEFLSQTSAKDVKRPLAKFASGGELSRILLSLKRVVGSSNQPRTYLFDEVDTGVSGETAEKVGRKLKTIGKGQQVICVTHLPQVAAFGDAHFFIQKSPQKDSVAMLVSELKQKDRVQEIARLISGEKISKTSLAHAEQLLVEAK, from the coding sequence ATGTTGCTCGAACTTAAAGTTTCAAATTTTGCTATCATCGAAAACCTGCATATCACTTTTAAAGATGGCTTGAACATCCTTTCTGGTGAAACAGGCGCAGGTAAATCTGTTCTCTTGAAAAGCTTGTCACTTCTTATGGGCGGCAAAGGTTCGAGCGACACTATTCGCACCGGTGCGACTCAAGCGACCATTGAGGGCTCTTTTGATTTGAGTAAGCGTCCTGACGTTATGACGGCCTTGAAAGACATGGGTATTGAGGCTGACGAAGACATCCTGATTGTCCGCCGTGTTCTAAGTGCTGGTGACAAATCAAAAATCTATCTCAATGGCAGCTTAAGCACTTTGGGCAGCTTGCGCGATGTCGTGGCTCCATTGGTCGAACTTGCAGGTCACTCGGCTCCCCTCATCGAAATGACGGGACAGCATGAGAATCGCAATTTGATGTCCAAAGCTTACCATATGGATCTTTTGGATCAATATGCAGGAACTTGGGACAAGCGCCTGTTGTTCACTGAAAAATACAATCGCTACCATGCGATCTTTGAAGAGATCAAAAAGCTTGAAAGCGACGCCAAACAAAAAGCTCAGCGTTTGGATTTCCTCATCTATCAACGCGATGAGATCGCAAACTTGGATCTGTCCCCTGGCGAGGACCAAGAACTGGAAATCGAAGTGAAGAAGTTGAAAAACTCTTCGCGCATTGGGGCCTTCGCGGATTCCGCCGAAGCGGCTTTGTACACCGATGATGATTCTGCGATCAGCCGTTTGAACGTGGTTCTAAAAAGAGGCGCGGAACTAGCCAGCCTCGATCCGCAAATTGCGGCGAAACTGGAAAACCTGGAACAAGCCAAAGCTTTGATCGACGAAAGCGTTTATGAGCTTCGCCAATATGCTTCGAAAATTGATGCCGACCCGCAACGCCTTGAAGAGGTGGAAGGTCGTTTGAGTGAATTGCGTAAGTTGCAGAAGAAATATGGCACCAACGTCAATGACATCCTTAAAGCCTTGATGGAAATGGAAATTGAAATTTCCAACCTGCAAAATTCCGACGTCAAAGTGGAATCTTTGAAAAAAGAGGCTGCGGTTTTATTGAAGGAACTCGAAACCTTGGGCACAGATCTTCACAAACGCCGCATGAAGGGCGCAGATCTTCTGGCTGACAGTGTCGGCGCCGAGCTTTTGGATTTGAACATGAAAGGTGTCACCTTCCATGTGAATATCGAAAAGACCACTGAGCTAACCTCAACAGGCATGAGTGATGTTGAGTTCTTGAGTCAAACCTCTGCGAAAGACGTGAAACGTCCTTTGGCAAAGTTTGCCTCTGGGGGCGAGCTGAGCCGTATCCTTCTTTCTTTGAAGCGTGTCGTGGGCTCTAGCAATCAACCGCGCACTTATCTTTTCGACGAAGTTGATACGGGTGTTTCTGGTGAGACCGCTGAAAAAGTGGGAAGAAAGCTCAAGACTATTGGCAAAGGACAACAAGTGATCTGTGTCACGCATCTGCCGCAAGTCGCAGCCTTCGGTGACGCTCACTTCTTCATCCAAAAATCACCGCAGAAGGACTCTGTGGCGATGCTTGTGTCAGAACTCAAACAAAAAGACCGTGTTCAAGAAATTGCCCGTCTTATCAGTGGTGAGAAGATCTCAAAAACATCTCTCGCCCATGCTGAACAACTGTTGGTGGAAGCGAAGTAG
- a CDS encoding NAD(+)/NADH kinase, with product MMKVATTTAKKMTAATEKKTAATNRLQLPEKSAIALVYRIETAKAVSLAKKVAEFLKAKGHEVFTGPDQKLVPGTKAAKTKKQLDSLKLVIVLGGDGTYLRAVRILEGRSVPIIGFNMGSLGFLTAHSADSTFDIIEEALAGKMELRPRSMIFAKVLRKGKTRGEYHALNDIVIERGSMSQLINTSIYSDKFLVSEVKADGFIVSSPSGSTAYNLAAGGPILHPESPVFVVTPVAPHSLTSRPLIVPDNSTLSFKLDGRTMKAHFIVDGMKVTELSADDEVVLTRSCYDHWMVRQADHNYFTLLREKLKFGDRS from the coding sequence ATGATGAAGGTGGCAACGACGACAGCGAAAAAAATGACTGCGGCTACTGAAAAGAAAACCGCAGCTACAAATCGCTTACAACTTCCGGAAAAAAGTGCGATTGCTTTGGTCTACCGTATCGAGACAGCCAAAGCCGTCAGCCTGGCTAAAAAAGTCGCAGAGTTTTTAAAAGCCAAAGGCCACGAGGTCTTCACTGGTCCCGATCAAAAACTGGTCCCGGGAACCAAGGCGGCAAAAACGAAGAAACAACTCGACAGCTTGAAACTTGTCATCGTTCTTGGTGGCGATGGAACTTACCTGCGTGCCGTTCGTATTCTTGAAGGTCGCAGCGTTCCGATCATTGGTTTCAACATGGGTTCTTTGGGATTCCTCACGGCTCACAGTGCGGATAGCACTTTTGATATCATTGAAGAAGCTCTTGCTGGAAAAATGGAGCTTCGTCCCCGTTCTATGATTTTCGCGAAGGTTTTGCGCAAAGGTAAAACGCGCGGCGAATACCATGCTTTGAATGATATCGTGATCGAAAGAGGCTCGATGTCTCAATTGATCAACACATCGATTTATTCTGATAAATTTTTAGTGAGCGAAGTGAAGGCCGACGGCTTTATCGTGTCCAGCCCTTCAGGCTCCACGGCCTACAATCTGGCTGCCGGTGGTCCGATTCTTCATCCTGAATCCCCTGTGTTTGTGGTCACCCCGGTGGCTCCGCACAGTTTGACCTCTCGTCCGTTGATTGTTCCTGACAATAGCACTCTGTCATTCAAATTGGATGGCCGAACTATGAAGGCTCATTTTATTGTCGACGGTATGAAAGTAACGGAGTTGTCGGCGGATGACGAAGTTGTGCTCACTCGTTCTTGCTATGACCACTGGATGGTACGCCAGGCAGATCATAACTACTTTACCCTTTTACGTGAAAAATTGAAATTCGGCGATCGGAGTTAA
- a CDS encoding S9 family peptidase, which yields MHNFPQDYPHPEKSPHRMQKHGDVRQDDYFWLRERENAKVVDYLKKENDYTTRVMAPVKDLQERIFQELKSRVKEDESSVPVRYAGYYYYGRYEKGQQYPLYARKKSSLESKEEILLNVPELAKAHKFYQTTGPMMSPNQNIMAFAQDTVGRRFFDIQFKDLSTGQLLPDKIKSVSSNLVWANDNETVFFTEQHPETLRTDKIYRYNLKTHKKELIYFEKDETFSVSVYKSLSEKFIYIGSYSTLTTEVQYLPADKPFDKFKVISQRERGHEYAVTDGMDRFYIVTNKNAKNFKLITTDLKHTESRYWKDLIPHRPDTYLQDVAVFKNHLVLDERKNGLTQIQITDREGKNSFYIPFADQSFLAGVGDNREYDSELLRFEYESMRLPPSIYDINMITHKQELKKTHEVPNFNPELYKTERIFITARDGTSVPVSMIMRKDFQADGKAPLLIYGYGSYGANMDPWFSSDVFSLVDRGFVYAKAHIRGGSEMGRDWYDQGRTLHKKNTFYDFIDCTEALVKKKFADPKRLYAMGGSAGGLLIGAVMNIRPELYNGVVAQVPFVDVITTMLDETIPLTTGEYDEWGNPNEKIYYDYIRTYSPYDNVVDARYPNVLVTTGLHDSQVQYWEPAKWVPKLREHNKSKSVILLKTDLESGHGGASGRFDQLKESATEYAFILMVDGFR from the coding sequence ATGCACAACTTTCCTCAAGATTATCCTCATCCTGAAAAAAGCCCCCATCGGATGCAAAAACACGGGGATGTTCGCCAAGATGACTATTTCTGGCTGCGTGAACGCGAAAATGCCAAAGTCGTCGACTACCTAAAAAAGGAAAATGACTACACCACACGCGTGATGGCACCGGTCAAAGATCTGCAAGAGAGAATCTTTCAGGAGCTCAAATCCAGAGTCAAAGAAGATGAGTCCTCTGTGCCCGTCCGATATGCTGGCTACTATTACTACGGTCGCTACGAAAAAGGTCAGCAATATCCATTATACGCCCGGAAAAAATCCTCACTCGAAAGCAAAGAAGAAATTCTTCTCAATGTCCCAGAGCTGGCGAAGGCTCACAAGTTCTATCAGACTACCGGCCCAATGATGAGTCCCAACCAAAACATCATGGCCTTTGCACAAGATACCGTCGGAAGACGCTTTTTCGATATTCAATTTAAAGATTTGAGCACGGGCCAGCTTCTGCCCGACAAAATTAAGAGCGTTAGTTCCAACCTGGTTTGGGCAAATGACAATGAAACTGTATTCTTTACAGAACAACATCCCGAAACTTTAAGAACTGATAAAATCTACCGCTACAATCTGAAAACTCATAAGAAAGAGCTCATCTACTTTGAGAAGGATGAAACATTCTCCGTCAGTGTCTATAAATCTCTTTCAGAAAAATTCATCTATATTGGCTCTTACAGCACCCTGACCACAGAGGTGCAATATCTGCCGGCAGATAAACCCTTCGATAAGTTCAAAGTCATCTCGCAGCGGGAACGAGGTCACGAATACGCGGTTACCGACGGGATGGATCGATTCTATATCGTCACAAATAAGAATGCGAAAAACTTTAAACTGATAACCACAGATCTAAAACACACGGAATCAAGGTATTGGAAAGACCTCATTCCCCATCGCCCCGACACCTATTTGCAGGATGTGGCGGTTTTCAAAAACCATTTGGTTCTGGATGAAAGAAAAAACGGTCTAACACAGATTCAGATCACAGATCGAGAAGGTAAAAACTCTTTCTATATTCCTTTTGCAGATCAAAGCTTCTTGGCCGGTGTCGGCGACAATCGGGAATATGATTCCGAGCTGTTGCGATTTGAATATGAATCCATGCGCCTGCCACCGTCGATCTATGACATCAACATGATCACCCACAAGCAGGAGTTAAAGAAGACTCATGAAGTTCCCAATTTCAATCCGGAACTTTACAAAACCGAACGCATCTTTATCACTGCGCGGGATGGCACCTCTGTTCCCGTTTCAATGATCATGAGGAAAGACTTCCAAGCTGACGGCAAAGCGCCTCTTTTAATTTATGGCTATGGATCTTACGGAGCCAATATGGATCCATGGTTTAGCTCGGATGTATTTAGCTTGGTGGATCGTGGGTTTGTCTATGCAAAAGCTCATATCCGAGGCGGCTCCGAAATGGGTCGTGATTGGTATGATCAGGGGCGTACACTTCATAAGAAAAACACCTTCTATGACTTTATTGACTGCACTGAGGCCTTGGTGAAGAAAAAGTTTGCCGATCCAAAACGTCTTTATGCAATGGGTGGCAGCGCCGGAGGTCTTCTGATCGGGGCCGTCATGAACATACGTCCTGAGCTTTACAATGGTGTCGTCGCACAAGTTCCATTTGTAGATGTCATCACGACTATGCTTGATGAGACTATTCCCCTGACTACGGGCGAATACGATGAATGGGGCAACCCCAACGAAAAGATTTACTATGACTACATTCGAACCTACTCGCCTTACGACAACGTTGTCGATGCCAGGTATCCCAATGTCTTGGTGACGACAGGACTTCACGACTCTCAAGTTCAATATTGGGAACCAGCGAAATGGGTACCCAAACTTCGTGAACACAATAAATCAAAATCTGTTATTCTATTAAAGACCGACTTGGAATCCGGTCACGGTGGTGCCTCTGGCCGCTTCGATCAACTGAAAGAGTCTGCGACAGAGTACGCCTTCATTTTAATGGTTGATGGATTTAGATAG
- a CDS encoding NmrA family NAD(P)-binding protein: MIFVMGATGHIGSKIVNHLLENGQQVRCLARHFPDKDAFEGAELIEGDANDVATVTDSMRHCTAAFTLIPPNLTTEELRFTQNKIGEVIAEGIEESGIKKVVNLSSIGADLNKGTGPVLGLHDQEERLNEITHADIIHLRPAFFMENLMSGIPSIISMNRYFGTVPGEAPIDMVATADIAARAAFLLMNPTFTGRNVEYVLGQRTLTFNEAIRALGMAVEKPDIEYIEVPDKEMLNYMIGAGLSRNVAEAMNELSRATSNGTLNATTTRDKINTTKTSIEEFARTTFKEAYLAAMESEKSKRSRPSPGTEARM; the protein is encoded by the coding sequence ATGATCTTCGTGATGGGAGCAACTGGCCATATTGGCTCTAAAATCGTGAATCACTTGCTTGAAAACGGCCAACAGGTTCGCTGTCTTGCCCGTCACTTTCCGGACAAGGATGCCTTTGAAGGTGCGGAACTGATTGAAGGCGACGCCAATGATGTTGCGACAGTCACCGATTCAATGAGGCATTGCACTGCTGCTTTCACACTCATTCCTCCCAACCTGACCACGGAAGAGCTTCGCTTCACACAAAATAAAATTGGCGAAGTCATTGCTGAAGGCATCGAAGAAAGTGGCATCAAAAAAGTAGTCAATCTTAGCAGTATTGGCGCCGATCTGAACAAAGGCACCGGCCCGGTCCTGGGTTTGCATGACCAGGAGGAACGCCTGAACGAAATCACTCATGCCGATATCATCCACTTGCGCCCCGCCTTCTTTATGGAAAATTTGATGAGCGGGATTCCTTCCATCATCTCTATGAACCGTTACTTCGGCACAGTCCCCGGAGAAGCTCCAATTGATATGGTAGCTACCGCAGATATTGCGGCACGAGCAGCCTTCTTACTTATGAATCCCACCTTCACGGGACGCAATGTCGAGTATGTTTTGGGGCAAAGAACTTTGACCTTCAATGAGGCGATACGCGCTTTGGGGATGGCCGTTGAAAAGCCAGATATCGAGTATATCGAGGTGCCCGATAAAGAAATGCTCAACTATATGATCGGTGCGGGCCTCTCTCGCAACGTCGCCGAGGCCATGAATGAGCTGTCACGGGCAACCAGCAATGGCACTCTCAACGCCACGACGACCCGAGATAAAATCAACACCACGAAAACCTCGATCGAAGAGTTTGCACGCACAACCTTCAAAGAGGCCTATTTGGCGGCCATGGAGTCAGAGAAATCAAAACGCTCTCGTCCATCTCCAGGCACGGAAGCCCGCATGTAG
- a CDS encoding M3 family metallopeptidase, whose translation MSSNNPFLTKFTGKDEAVPFDQIKVEHYLPALEEAIKIAKENVAKIKANTAAPDFENTIVALESASELAEKIALTYGNLEVANADEALQALAKDIYPKLTALSSDISLDPEIFARVKSVYDNRASFKLNGEQNRLLEKSYLSFARNGALLSATDKDKLRQIDLDLSVLGPKYSENVLKATNAFEMYLDKKEDLEGLPEGALEAAAAMAEAKGKKGQWLFNLQIPSYLPFMTYAKSRPLREKMWRAYSSRAFKGEFDNQELVKKIVTLRAERAKLLGFKTHADFVLAERMAQNPLTVFDFLQKLLTASREAGKRDVAEVQSFAQQLDGLTDLKPWDFGYYSEKLKEDKYAFNEEDLRPYFKLENVVEGVFTHAKKLYGLTFKENKDIPVYHPEVKAYEVFEEKSGKYMGLFYTDFFPRETKKGGAWMTQFRNQGLSEGVLKRPHVSIVCNFTKPTPTKPSLLTYDEVRTLFHEFGHALHGMLSDCTYQSLSGPNVYWDFVELPSQIMENWVGEKEGLDLFARHYETNEPMPAELIHKLKASQKFQAGYMSCRQIQFGLMDMAWHTADPSLIKDVDAFEEQATADTRLFAKVDGANSSVSFSHIFAGGYSAGYYSYKWAEVLDADAFEYFKEKGLFDPEVAQKFKENILSRGGTEHPMELYKKFRGREPDPKALLRRDGLI comes from the coding sequence ATGTCCTCTAACAATCCCTTTTTGACAAAATTTACTGGTAAAGACGAAGCAGTTCCTTTCGATCAAATCAAAGTTGAGCACTACCTTCCGGCCCTGGAAGAAGCGATCAAAATCGCTAAAGAGAACGTCGCAAAAATCAAAGCCAATACCGCGGCTCCAGATTTTGAAAATACTATTGTCGCACTTGAATCTGCCTCTGAGTTGGCGGAAAAAATCGCTCTCACTTACGGCAATCTTGAAGTGGCGAATGCCGATGAAGCTTTGCAGGCTTTGGCCAAAGATATCTATCCAAAGTTGACGGCACTTTCTTCTGACATCTCGTTGGATCCAGAAATCTTCGCCCGTGTAAAATCTGTTTACGACAATCGCGCTTCGTTTAAATTGAACGGCGAACAAAATCGTTTGTTGGAAAAATCTTATCTTTCTTTTGCTCGTAACGGTGCTTTGCTTTCTGCTACGGACAAAGACAAGCTTCGTCAGATTGACCTGGATCTTTCCGTCTTGGGACCGAAGTATTCTGAGAACGTTTTGAAAGCGACCAATGCCTTTGAAATGTATTTGGATAAAAAAGAGGATCTTGAAGGTCTGCCTGAGGGCGCTCTTGAAGCGGCAGCGGCGATGGCTGAAGCCAAAGGTAAAAAGGGCCAATGGCTTTTCAATTTGCAAATCCCTTCTTATCTTCCTTTCATGACTTATGCGAAGTCTCGCCCCCTTCGTGAGAAAATGTGGAGAGCCTATTCTTCACGTGCTTTCAAAGGCGAATTCGACAACCAAGAGTTGGTGAAGAAGATTGTCACTTTGCGTGCAGAGCGCGCGAAACTTTTGGGTTTCAAAACTCATGCGGACTTCGTTCTTGCTGAACGTATGGCGCAAAATCCTTTAACGGTTTTCGATTTCTTGCAAAAGCTTTTGACGGCTTCTCGCGAGGCGGGAAAACGTGATGTGGCAGAAGTACAAAGCTTCGCACAGCAACTTGATGGCTTGACGGATTTGAAACCTTGGGACTTTGGCTATTACTCTGAAAAATTGAAGGAAGACAAATACGCTTTCAATGAAGAAGATCTTCGTCCTTACTTCAAACTTGAAAATGTGGTTGAAGGTGTTTTCACCCACGCGAAAAAACTTTATGGCCTGACTTTCAAAGAAAACAAAGACATCCCGGTCTATCACCCGGAAGTGAAGGCTTACGAGGTCTTCGAAGAAAAGTCCGGTAAGTACATGGGCTTGTTCTATACAGACTTCTTCCCTCGCGAAACGAAAAAAGGTGGCGCGTGGATGACTCAGTTCCGCAATCAAGGTTTGAGCGAAGGTGTTTTGAAGCGCCCTCATGTCAGCATTGTTTGTAACTTCACGAAGCCGACTCCAACCAAGCCTTCCCTTTTGACTTACGATGAAGTGCGCACATTGTTCCATGAGTTCGGTCACGCTTTGCACGGAATGCTTTCTGATTGCACTTATCAATCATTGAGCGGACCTAACGTTTACTGGGACTTCGTTGAGCTTCCTTCTCAGATTATGGAAAACTGGGTTGGCGAAAAAGAAGGCTTGGATTTGTTCGCTCGTCATTACGAAACCAATGAACCGATGCCGGCTGAGTTGATTCACAAATTGAAAGCTTCGCAAAAGTTCCAAGCGGGCTATATGTCTTGCCGTCAGATCCAATTTGGTTTGATGGATATGGCATGGCACACGGCGGATCCTTCATTGATCAAAGACGTCGACGCTTTTGAAGAGCAAGCGACGGCCGACACCCGTCTATTCGCTAAAGTGGATGGCGCAAATTCTTCAGTTAGCTTCAGCCACATTTTTGCTGGAGGCTATTCAGCAGGATATTACTCTTACAAATGGGCGGAAGTTTTGGACGCTGATGCCTTTGAGTATTTCAAAGAAAAAGGCTTGTTCGATCCAGAGGTCGCTCAGAAGTTTAAAGAAAACATCTTGAGCCGCGGTGGAACGGAGCACCCAATGGAACTTTACAAAAAGTTCCGTGGCCGTGAACCAGATCCAAAAGCATTGCTTAGAAGAGATGGATTGATTTAA
- a CDS encoding AMP-dependent synthetase/ligase, whose product MTTKITLGNSILEMRSRDPQREAVKFKVDDKWVTKSWPEYYQDIETIGSALLSMGIKPGDRVAIMANTRYEWSVADYAIFGIKAITVPIYQNNTPEDVEYILNNSKARFVITETRGPLKIFQSVKAQCPSVEKVIVFEDTCPDPEVITWKTLHEIGKKYRQTNSQAYKELCETLTPEDTATLLYTSGTTGRPKGVVLTHLQAISEVSEAFPLCGATEKDTSLSFLPYAHILGRIEHWGHAYIGFTMAYAESLEKIRGNMIDIRPTFLMSVPRIFEKIYAAIWAQIQTQPLKMKLFEWALSVGKKVGEYKMSGQALPLDLLLKYEAARKLVLGKISDAFGGRLRFAISGGAPISKDIALFFHSAGVLILEGYGLTETTAAITVNTPFNYRFGSVGRPIGEVKLKIAEDGEILVKSDKVMKEYYNDPEATKEAFTDGWYHTGDIGELLPGGDLKITDRKKDLIKTAGGKYVAPQRLEGLLKLCPYITNVLIHGDQKKYIVALLTVDRPGLEKLAKEKGVAFKDWPELVKSSFVNEIIRKAVADANTQLASYESIKKFLILPEEFTIEAGELTPSLKVKRKFLDKKFTKEIESLY is encoded by the coding sequence ATGACCACAAAAATCACCCTGGGTAATTCCATTCTAGAAATGCGTTCTCGCGATCCTCAAAGGGAAGCCGTCAAATTTAAGGTCGATGACAAATGGGTTACCAAGTCTTGGCCAGAGTATTACCAAGACATTGAAACGATCGGCTCGGCTTTGCTCTCTATGGGTATCAAGCCTGGGGACCGAGTTGCCATCATGGCCAACACTCGCTACGAGTGGTCCGTGGCTGATTACGCAATCTTTGGCATCAAAGCCATTACTGTTCCGATCTATCAGAATAACACTCCTGAAGACGTTGAATATATTTTGAATAATAGCAAAGCGCGCTTCGTAATTACCGAAACGCGCGGACCTCTAAAAATCTTCCAAAGCGTGAAGGCACAGTGCCCTTCCGTGGAAAAAGTGATTGTTTTCGAAGACACTTGTCCCGATCCAGAGGTCATCACTTGGAAGACCCTGCACGAAATCGGAAAGAAATATCGTCAGACGAATTCGCAAGCCTACAAAGAACTTTGTGAAACCTTGACTCCTGAAGACACCGCAACTCTGCTTTATACTTCAGGCACGACCGGTCGTCCTAAGGGTGTTGTTCTGACACATCTTCAGGCGATCAGTGAGGTTTCCGAAGCTTTTCCACTTTGTGGCGCTACCGAAAAAGACACATCTTTAAGCTTCCTCCCCTACGCACATATTCTTGGGCGCATAGAACATTGGGGACATGCCTATATCGGTTTCACCATGGCCTACGCTGAAAGCCTGGAAAAAATCCGCGGTAACATGATTGATATTCGTCCGACATTTTTGATGTCGGTGCCACGTATTTTTGAAAAGATATACGCAGCGATCTGGGCGCAAATTCAAACTCAACCTTTAAAAATGAAACTTTTCGAATGGGCATTGTCTGTTGGAAAAAAAGTGGGCGAATATAAAATGAGTGGCCAAGCCTTGCCATTGGATTTGCTCTTAAAATATGAAGCCGCTCGAAAACTTGTCCTAGGTAAAATCTCGGACGCATTTGGCGGTCGTTTGCGTTTTGCCATCAGTGGTGGAGCTCCGATTTCAAAAGATATCGCCCTCTTCTTTCACTCTGCAGGCGTCTTAATTCTTGAAGGCTATGGTCTGACCGAAACGACAGCAGCTATCACCGTGAACACTCCGTTCAACTACCGCTTCGGCAGTGTCGGCCGTCCGATTGGTGAAGTGAAATTGAAAATCGCCGAGGACGGCGAGATCCTAGTGAAGAGTGATAAAGTTATGAAAGAATATTACAACGATCCGGAAGCAACGAAAGAAGCTTTCACAGATGGTTGGTATCACACCGGCGATATCGGCGAACTTCTGCCTGGTGGCGACCTTAAGATCACTGATCGCAAGAAAGACCTCATCAAAACCGCTGGTGGAAAATACGTGGCTCCGCAGCGCCTTGAAGGCCTGTTGAAACTTTGTCCTTATATCACTAATGTTTTGATCCACGGCGATCAAAAGAAATATATCGTCGCTCTTTTGACAGTAGATCGTCCGGGTCTGGAAAAGCTGGCGAAAGAAAAGGGCGTTGCTTTCAAAGACTGGCCAGAACTTGTGAAAAGCTCGTTTGTGAATGAAATCATTCGCAAAGCCGTGGCCGATGCGAACACGCAACTGGCAAGTTACGAGTCCATCAAAAAGTTTTTGATTCTCCCTGAGGAATTCACTATTGAAGCTGGGGAACTCACTCCTTCACTCAAAGTGAAAAGAAAATTCCTCGACAAGAAGTTCACCAAAGAAATCGAAAGTCTTTACTAG